In the Natranaerovirga hydrolytica genome, ACTACTGACCCTGCTCCAGCGTATTTTCCAATTCGTCTATAAACATCTAATCCAGTTAATAGGGCACCCATAAAAATAAGCACAATAGAAGTCCAGTTTGATGCATTTTCTATGCTTTGCCCGTAATAGACGAATATATTGTAAATGATTTGACCCAGTAAGCAAATTGTTCCGCCTACCCAAAAGGCTCTAAAACAATTTCGTGTCAAATTAGGTGTCGGTGACATTTTTTTTACTAAATCGTTATATTGTTTGTTTATTTTATTTTGTTTATCCATTTTTTCCTCCTACTTGTACTGTGCAAATCCAGGAATCAAATAATATACCAGGGAACCTATCATTTTTCCCATAGCCAATGCTACGATAAGATAGGACATTCCTCTGTGAATATTCATCCTTCTTGTTAATATGGGAATAACATTTAACACTTCTGCTAAGGATACTGCTAAACCGCCTACAAAGACACCTGCAAATATACCAAATATTCCTGAACCAAGAACACCAATAGGAACTCTGATATTAAAAACCAAACATAATACGCCAAATATCCCTCCAAAAGTTACAGCATCTTCATACACGTGTACAAAGTCTTGAGTATTGGTTTTTCTAATAATTCTTGGAATAAGACCAATAACTGCTATAAACGCAAAGACACCTCCCGATATAACGATGCCTGCTCCAAAACCTATTATCGCTAAAATAATATAGTTAATCCACATCAATATTCTCTCCTTCATCTACCAAGGATTCGATAATACTGTCTTCAACATCTTTTTCGTAGGATCGCATTTCAACCTCTATAGGCGTAGGGTCATCCATAATTTTTACATTGGTAAAATGATTAAAAAATACGATTATGCCAAGTGCTAACCCAATGGAATAGGATATTTCTAGCAATGTTGGATTCTCTGTTGTTACACCTGTAAAAATTCTATAAAGCTCCTTAAAAACATCTGGTACGGCTGCATCGGTATGAAAAGTCATAATTGCAATGGCGCCACCTGTAAATAAAATCATACAGACACAAATCACTTTTATATAAGTCAGCAGTTTATTTTCATTTTTTCTATTAGGCCAATAACATATTATGAAATCAGCCTCTCCAATATTTTGAATGTCCACATTAGGCACTTTGGCTTGAATGATTTTAATAACTTCTAAAATGGATACCACGTAGTTTTTTTTTACATCTTCAGTAATGGTTAATACAGGTAATTTTTTTATTTTATTGATGACCGCTTCATCATCACCTTCTAATTTAGCTATGTCTTCGATCTTCACATTTTTTTTATTTATAATGGTTTTTTTTGATGCTTTAAAATATATATTTTTAGATTTCACTTGATCAACCCTTTAAATTAATATATTCTTGTACAAAGGACCCTTTGTATATAACATTATTATCGCTTTTACCGTAAAAAAATAAAAAAGTCATGATTACTAAAATTAAAATAAGAAGCATAGATATATATACTTTATTTTTTGTTTCCATATTTTGACCTCCTTCAACCTTATTAACTTGCAAACATGTCTTTCGCTGCGCTCTAGTCACAAGTTTTCTATGAAAGTCTAATTTCTAAATCTTTGCGAGTAAGTTTGCTCATTAGACTTTATTCTAAAAAAATATCTTATTATATTTTTTGGAATAAACCATTATATATGCTGGCAAAAATTACAAAAAAATAGCCAATTCCTTTAAAAGTATCCTATACTTTCTAAAAAGGATTTAGCTATAATTTATGATAATTTTTCTTTTAATTGGCTTAAGATTTTCTTTTCTAACCTTGATACTTGCACTTGAGATATGCCGATTTCATTAGCTATTTCTGTTTGAGTTTTATCTTTAAAATATCTTAACATTATAATTTCTCTTTCTTTTGGCTTTAGACCTTGTATGACTTCTTTCAAAGCAATCTTATCAATCATTAAATCATTATTATTTACTGATTGGTCTAATTTGTCTATTAGGTATATTGGATTACCGTCCCCTTGATGAATGGTTTTGTATAATGATTCTACCTCTGCATTGGATTCCATTGCCAAAACAATATCCTCTGTAGTGATTTCTAATTCTTTAGCCACTT is a window encoding:
- the spoVAC gene encoding stage V sporulation protein AC, with amino-acid sequence MDKQNKINKQYNDLVKKMSPTPNLTRNCFRAFWVGGTICLLGQIIYNIFVYYGQSIENASNWTSIVLIFMGALLTGLDVYRRIGKYAGAGSVVPITGFANAVVAPAIEFKKEGYIFGVGSKIFSIAGPVILYGVLASYVVGLGYYIFNVLG
- a CDS encoding stage V sporulation protein AB is translated as MWINYIILAIIGFGAGIVISGGVFAFIAVIGLIPRIIRKTNTQDFVHVYEDAVTFGGIFGVLCLVFNIRVPIGVLGSGIFGIFAGVFVGGLAVSLAEVLNVIPILTRRMNIHRGMSYLIVALAMGKMIGSLVYYLIPGFAQYK
- a CDS encoding stage V sporulation protein AA, with amino-acid sequence MKSKNIYFKASKKTIINKKNVKIEDIAKLEGDDEAVINKIKKLPVLTITEDVKKNYVVSILEVIKIIQAKVPNVDIQNIGEADFIICYWPNRKNENKLLTYIKVICVCMILFTGGAIAIMTFHTDAAVPDVFKELYRIFTGVTTENPTLLEISYSIGLALGIIVFFNHFTNVKIMDDPTPIEVEMRSYEKDVEDSIIESLVDEGENIDVD